In the Pontibacillus sp. HMF3514 genome, CATGATTAATAATGGGGCTCCAGTAGAAGTTATTCAAAGCTTACTTGGTCACGAGAAGAGTGAAACAACCAAGTTATACGCACAACTTAGTGGTAAGATGAGACATGATTTATATACGAAATACTTTTAAACACGTCATTGAGCGTGTTTTTTTATTTTAGTAGTAAAAAATTGAGTTTTAAGAATAGTTTTGAAATAATTGGTATTAAAATGAGAAAAGCAAATATACACATGGAGGAGGAGTTATTATAAATGAATATAAGACTAGCGGAATCAAAAGACATTGATCAACTAATAAGGATGAGGTGGGATAATACAATTGAGTTCGATGATAGTAAAAGACAATCTTCATATAATGATTTTGAAAGAGAATGTCGATCTTTTTTAGAGAACGCGATGAAAAATGGTGAGTGGTATATATGGGTAGCGGAAGAGGAAGGAAAACTAATATCTCACATTTACATAGAATTAATACAAAAAGTTCCAAGGCCTGGGAGAATAACATATCCATTTGCTTTCATGACAAATGTATATACTGTTAAACAGTATAGAAATATGGGCATTGGAAGCAAGATAATTTCTACAATTAATAAGTGGGTTAAGGAAAATAACTTTGAATTCATTATAGTATGGCCTAGCGATGAAAGTATTAATTATTATAAAAAGAATGGTTACGTCCATAGTACTGAACTAATGGAATATTTCCCTTCTTAATGTTGGAGATGGTTAAAATAAAAGTTGCTTTCTTTGATAGAGATGGAACAATAATTGAAGATTATCCTGACGAAAAATGGTCAAGTATAACTACTCCCGAATTTGTTTCAAATTCTATTAACACACTACAAAAAGTACAAAAACAAGGATATAAAATTATTATAATAACCAATCAATATTTAATTAATGAAGGTTACATAACATTGCAACAGTATGAGCAAATTAACAAGTTAATGATTGAGAGGTTATCTTCTCAGGGAATCAAGATTCTCGATGTATTTTATTGCCCTCATAGGAGGGATGAAGGTTGTAACTGTATTAAACCCCAGACTGGCATGATTCATAAAGCAATTAACAAATACTCTAATATAGATATAAATGAATCCTTTATGATCGGTGATTCTAAAGCAGATATAGATTTAGCCATAAACATGAATATGAAAGGTTTTGGAATAGGAGTAGATGCAATAGATCCAAGAATTAAAAAGCTTGATAATGTGAAAGACGTAATTAGTTACATATGATTTAAATTAAGCTTGAAAAGCCGCAATTTATCTTGAAATTGAGATTTCCGTTATCGGGCGCGTTTGTTTAATAACGCGTCTTTCTTACGGATCAAAAAAAAATAAACTTGAAGGATTTCATAATGAGTAACTTGAAATAAAATTAATAGAGGTGAAAACTGATGAAATTCAAATATTATAATGATACTGGAAGAAATGTAAGTATTCATCCGGGAACAAAGATTAACGGTACTATGTGTAGTATGGAGCATATCAAACCACAAGAAGAAAGAACATTTCATTTGCCTGAGAATACCTATCCGTGGGTGAAAATGTGGGACAACGGAAAGGATGAAGGATTAAGTATATTGGTATCACCCCAAAAAGATAAAGACTAATGTTTCTAAATAGTATTTGATCGAAGTAGCATGGAGTTAGACAAGTAAAGGTATATAATTGAAGAACCTATAGAAATTAGGTGGAAACTTGGTTAATAAACAAATAGTAAAAGAAAAAACTATTGCTATGATGGAAAAAGAGTTAGATGCACTCCTCAAAGCTAAAGGTTTTTCTAGAAGGAAGAACTCGACTAAATATCTAAGAAACTTTAAAGAGTCTTCGCAGGGTGTAGAATTAACTACAATAATAAATCCTAAATATCAATCGCATGCCGAAGCCCATCTATATCCTTGGATAAAAATAGAGGTTCCTAATGTTAATAAAATAGCCCTAAATATGGTGGGTGATGAAAAACTATTAGCTAATAAACCAGATATTACATTAAGGCAACCATTGGAAACCTTGATACCCAAAAGTTATCAAAAAAGGTTATTTTTTTATGAAGATGAAGGATATCTTCAAATTGGAGAGAAACTTAAATTCTATATGATCAATTGGGTATTTAATTTTCTTGATGAGGTTTCAACAGCAAAAGGAATTGTTAAGAGCTATGAAAATAAAGATGCTCGACCATTAAAATCTGACCAGTGGATAATTTATGTGACAGCTTCCTATATAAGTCTAGATGAATATGATAAAGCTAAGAAGGTCTTAGAGGACAATTTTTCTAGTATAGGAAAACAAAAAAGATATAGAGAAGCATTTAATTATTTGGATAAACTAAAGAAAAATAATTATTAATATATTTGTAAAACCTGGATAGTTTCAAGGCTTATTGGAGGCTTTGAAGAATATTATCTTTTAATTTATCTCGAAATCAAGTCTTCAGTGTTAGGGCGCGATTCTTTAATAAGAATTAGCGTCTTTTTTTATTTTCAGAATGTAAAGACAGAATAATTCCCTGCTCAATCTAATTGGGGAATTATGTTAAAATGGAGGGGCATTGTGAAAAGATGATCTTAAACTAAAGAAGCAGTATTGTTTAATAAAAAAAGGGGGGAGTCGATGCGAAAAGGTATTTATTTTGTGCTAATGGCACTTATTATAGTCTTATTGGGTGTATTGTCTATCAATCTATACCAAAAAAATGTAGAAGCTAAAAGTGCGATACTAAAAAAAGAATTACTTATCTTTCAAAACCACATAAGTGGTACTGTTAGAGCAGTTGATTCAAAGAATAATGTTCTTATGAAAGATACATTATTAAGATTAAATACATTTGAAACCTTCCATTCAAAATATATTGATACAAAACCTCAATTAGTATTATCGTCTTACGAACAAGGACTTCGATATTTACTTACTACTAAAACTTCAAACTATAATGAAATAAAAAATAATTTAGATATTATTTTTCAAACCGTAACCTCTTATGATGACGAGATATTAGACCAGGAACAATTTGAGAAAATAATTGATGAACTGTTACCACAGGTTGAAGAATTTCGAGATAAAGCAAAAACGTTAAGTGAAGAAGGATAGTACAATTTCATCTTTTGCTACCGGAGTGCGTTAGTGGAAGAACATATTTGTAATTTATCTCGAATTCAATTCTTCAGTAAACGGGCGCTTTCCTGGAATAAGGGGAGCCCCCT is a window encoding:
- a CDS encoding GNAT family N-acetyltransferase, encoding MNIRLAESKDIDQLIRMRWDNTIEFDDSKRQSSYNDFERECRSFLENAMKNGEWYIWVAEEEGKLISHIYIELIQKVPRPGRITYPFAFMTNVYTVKQYRNMGIGSKIISTINKWVKENNFEFIIVWPSDESINYYKKNGYVHSTELMEYFPS
- a CDS encoding HAD-IIIA family hydrolase; this encodes MVKIKVAFFDRDGTIIEDYPDEKWSSITTPEFVSNSINTLQKVQKQGYKIIIITNQYLINEGYITLQQYEQINKLMIERLSSQGIKILDVFYCPHRRDEGCNCIKPQTGMIHKAINKYSNIDINESFMIGDSKADIDLAINMNMKGFGIGVDAIDPRIKKLDNVKDVISYI